GAACGCCTGCGCCGCAACCTCGCGCGACAGCGGCGTGCGGGCGTCGGGCAGCGCGACATGCGCGGTCACGTCAGGACCTTGTGCGTCACGCCGGCGATGGAGAGGAAATTGGCGATCAGGTCGTGGCCATGTTCGGTGGCGATGCTCTCGGGATGGAATTGCACGCCGTGGATCGGCAGCTCGCGGTGACGCAGGCCCATGACGGAGGCATCGCCCGCGCTTGCGTTCACCGCCAGCATGTCGGGCACGTCGGTGACGATCAGCGAATGGTAGCGCGTCGCGGTGAAGGGGGACGGCAGGCCCGAGAACACCCCGGTCCCGTCATGCTCGACCGGGCAGGTCTTGCCGTGCATCAGCCCGCCGCGCACCACCTTGCCGCCGAAATGCTGACCGATCGCCTGATGCCCCAGACACACGCCGAACAGCGGGCGGCGCGCCTCCGCGCAGGCCGCGACCAGGTCCAGGCTGATGCCCGCCTCCGTCGGGGTGCAGGGACCGGGCGAGATCAGGATCGCCTCCGCCCCGCTCGCCAGCGCCTCCGCCGCCGTCAGCGCATCGTTGCGCACCACACGCACCTCGGCCCCCAGCTCCATCACGTAATGGACCAGGTTCCAGGTGAAGCTGTCGTAATTGTCGACCACCAGGATCATGCCGCCCGCCATAGCCGATGCGCCCTTCATCGCAACCATTACCGTCCGGCAATGAATCGTCATCCGCGCGATACGCGAATGGGGGGATAAAAGCGCCACGGTGCGCGTTCGCGTGGGTAAGGAGAAAGTCGATGTTGCGTACGGCGCTTACGGTCGTTCTGTTGCTGTCCCCCGCGATCGCCACGGCGCAGACGGCGCCGGTCGGCGACACCGGCCGCCCGCCGCAGCGGGTCCGCAACAT
The sequence above is drawn from the Sphingomonas adhaesiva genome and encodes:
- a CDS encoding anthranilate synthase component II encodes the protein MILVVDNYDSFTWNLVHYVMELGAEVRVVRNDALTAAEALASGAEAILISPGPCTPTEAGISLDLVAACAEARRPLFGVCLGHQAIGQHFGGKVVRGGLMHGKTCPVEHDGTGVFSGLPSPFTATRYHSLIVTDVPDMLAVNASAGDASVMGLRHRELPIHGVQFHPESIATEHGHDLIANFLSIAGVTHKVLT